From the genome of Malus sylvestris chromosome 13, drMalSylv7.2, whole genome shotgun sequence:
CCATGAAAGAAGATCAAGAAATTTTACTTTGATTGCAAAATGTGAAACTGCAATGAGGGAGTTAATAGCTTCTTTTTGGGGATTCAGGAGCGTGTTACGAAATTTGCATTGTTTTGTGTGTTCTACAGGTCGAGTAGatggattttgtttttcttttgtttttcatgttGACATGTTTTCTAAAATTGCAGGTGGTGGAGTGTGGGCGCTGTTCCCTGTTCTTTTCGATATCAGCTATTTCCATGGAATTTTTCACTCCATCATTACCCTCATGTTATCTGTAGCCACTGTTTATACATTCAGTTCTGCTTCATTTGCGTGTGCTGGAACACCTCCATACAGAGTGTGGGGAAGCTATCCAGCTGTGGGGAAGGGTGACCTCGATAATTATACCTTCTGTCACCAATGCTCAAAGCCAAAGTCGCCTAGCACTCATCATTGCCGGTCCTGTGGAATGTGTATATTGGACATGGATCATCATTGCCCATTTGTGAGTGTCGTCGTCTTCTTCCCAGTTCGAAAATATGTTGGTCGGTTGTTTTACGGAATATCTTTCTGTCTATTGAATGCTTTATCTTTTAATCACTTGACTTCTAGGTATCAGTAAGACTTGGTTGATTGGGATTTGAGATCATAACACTCATACTGATAGCATTGTCGCCGTACAATTTTGATGCAGATTGGGAATTGTGTTGGAGCGTCTAACCACCGACACTTCATTGCCTTCCTCATATCAGTTGTCACCAGTATGTTCTATATTTCTATCATTGCTATGTATGTGGGTTATCATATCTGGCCATCCATAACATACAAATCCGAGGACCACTTACATGCCGTTGACAGTGATTCAGCTACAACAGCTATCCGTGGGATTATACATGGTTTTCTAAGATCCGCTGTCCTTTTATCCCCTAGAGGGCTTATTCTAATATATCTGTTTGTTTCAAGTGTTTCGTTGGAGATAGGGCTGGGCATACTTCTGTGGCAGCAGCTCAGTTTTATTTACGAGGGAAAGACGTATTTGAGTCATTTAAGTTCACAGGGAAGTGATGAAGTTGGAGAGAAGGATTGCCAAAACCTCGTGCGTTTCTTGGCATTCCCGTATCCCTTGTCAAGATATCTTTCCCTCTGCTCTCTCTCAAGAGTTTTGCCAAGTTTCCAAAAGAAGACGCATAAACACAAGAAGTAAAAGCACTACtctattttccttttccttttctattACTCATTTTTTAGGAGGGGGGCTTGATTTTACTTTCATGGTAAGCAAAACTTTGAAGGTTCACGGGGTTTATACACCGAGTAATACTATTCATACTATGTTTTTGTATCATATTTTCATACCACTTTAAGTGACATTTGATGTTgatagccacatcatttgaattaatcagatttttaaatttagttcattatttaataaactaataagtaagaaaaactagttaattaaacgatgattgtggtatacgaggagtttttctccttcattttcttgggttttgcaaatttttcaaatgatgtggctgccCACATCAGATGTCATCTAAGTTGATacgaaaatgtggtacaaaaatatgatatgaataacattactcgaCTCTTTTTGTAGGGGATGACTGTTGGAACACTTGTGGGTTTATCGAGTTGTGGATGATTTGtattataaatttaaattaatcggagaaaatgaaacaattttgtttaattttatttaccGTTAGATGTAGATTGCAGAAATGGGTTGGATAATGTTCGGAAAATATAGAATTTATATATGTATTGTTGGAAATGTAATCAGTTACCAGTGAGAAACCTACAATAGCCGTTGCCGGTCACATGTTTAAAAGTGGACTTCCCCACCTCTCGTTTAAAGGATAACATTTCAATACCtcctcctctcctctctctctctctctctctctctccccgttAGTCTCTCCGATGGCTACCTGTTCTTATCTTCTCAACCACGTCCAGATTAAAGGTACCAATTAAAACTGGTTTTCGTTTTTCCTGTTTCGGAGTAGTTTTCTGTAAGATTTCATTGTTTTGTGTTCTTGATTTCCAATTTGTTGTAGGATGGCCCTCCACGAGAAGGATATCCAAGCTTGGAAATCTCAGTCCTATTGTGAGTACCCCAGCTCTGTTTTTCAATTGCAAAATTGAACTTGGCCAACTTTCTTGAAGCGAATAACTTCCGCACACCCGTTTTCTCTTCATGCACGCTCGTGTTTCGTTGCAAATTTAATTCAAAGGCAAGAGGAGTGTGctggagaagaaaaagaagggtgTGCGGATATCGCTTCCCCTCTAACATCGGCCATGTTCAAACTCTATTCATATGATTTCAACGAACTCTTTTCCATCTTGTCAGGAAAGCTTCAAGACAAGAAGTGAAAGGCAGCCAAGGCAAGGACTCCTAATTGCACAATGTTCCTTCTGTTTGGTCCAAGTCGGAGCTGCTTCTCCTACCGCTCTGTTGTCATTGAAGCCATCTGATGATATAGATGCAGTTTCAAACATTTTCCGCATCGGTCCGCCGAGCACGCCACAGAACGTCTCAAATCTAATGCACAACTTGGTGGTGGCAGATTTGGACCCTGCAACAGCAAAGCTAGCAATCGGGTTTCTGGGTCCATTTTTTTCGCTGTTTTCGTTTCTCTTCATAATAAGGATAGTCATGTCCTGGTACCCAAAACTTCCGGTTGGGAAGTTCCCGTACGTGGTGGCTTATGCTCCCACGGAGCCGATTCTCGTGGCAACCAGAAAGGTGATCCCGCCGTTAGGCGGTGTGGACGTTACGCCGGTGGTGTGGTTCGGATTGATGAGCTTCCTAAATGAGATATTGGTAGGTCCTCAGGGCCTTCTTGTTCTCCTCTCTCAACAGCTTAGCAGCTAAGCATACGAGATTAGTCTTGTGCAATATATGAGAACTGTAATTTTTTTGTGGAAGAGTGAATAATAAACTTCGTCGTTGCGACGTTGCCTGTGTTTGTGGTTCTTATAGCCCGACTGTCGAGAGACGAAAATGTCTACTCATGGACTCTCCGAGTCGAAAATGGCGGAAATTCAAAATGTGAAAGAAAAGTTGTCGAGAAGCATGAGCATATACGTTGCAGCAGGTACACAGTAAGTAATAAGCACTGTTGCTTTGGAAAGTCGAAACAAACATAAACCGAAGAAACAAGTCTGATATGACAGTAAAACGACAATGACAAAATGGACCAAACTAAGGCCACAACACACTATCAAATTTTGAACCAGAATTTACGTTTTGGTTCACAGAGATGCAACCCAGAATTCATATATCCGAAGAGCAGTAGCCTAGGGAGCGAAGAAAACCATCACCACATACCATTCAGATGTATTTGAAGAAGGCGGTAGTTTAGATGTCTGCTGTAAGGAAGTTCGCTGACAATGATACCTGTAAAAGAGATGAACGTTAACCCGAGAGGCAGAGAGAGCAAGAGAGAGGGAGCAAGGGATTGATTTTGAATCCAAGAAAACACCTTCTCGCCGGGTTTGAATGGAGGAAGACCTTTAAAAGGACATGTAGCGCATCGAAAAGCATCCCCTAGTCCACACTGCAGATCGTAATTTTCAgagcaaagaaaacaaaactgaaccaaacaataaaaataCATCAAAAAGCAGATGAATGAGAAACTAGAGGACATACACTGCCACATTGCGACTTGAAATTGCTCAAATCCACAGTGGAGCCTAACTTCTCTACTTTCTGCTCTTCTTCGGCTCTCCCACAAGTGCAGTTTTTACAAGCTTTCCTTGTGCTTCCAACTTCGCAATCACTCGCTGCAAAAGCACATTGTATAAAAGATACACAAAAATTACAGTTGACCCCCAAAAGAATCTCATAAGGCCGACAAACAATGAAGACAATTCAAAATAGCATAATTTTGAACCATGATGTCTTACATAGCAGCTGGGGTTTCTTTAAGTCCTCTTCTGTTAGTAAACTATCTTCATCAATGAGATCTGAATCATCATTGATCTGAATTTTTGGTAAAATTTTTGTGGTCTTTTTTAAGGCAAAGGATGAACCAATCTTCCAAGAAGGCTTTTTAGCCTTGACCTACAAAGAGAGAATAAAATTAAAGCTCAAACGACTAATGTTAGCTATCGCAAAGCATATCCATTGATAAATGAACAGGGATACAAATTACAAATTTTATCAAATTTATCAAAAGCATCCCATCCGCAAGTAAAATCCAAGatattcttttcctttttgttaaaCAATGAAATGCTAGAGTAACCAACAAAATCAGAGATAACAATGGACACGTCCATTGAATGGTATACTCATGTGctacgaaaaagaaaaaaaaaacagaagtgCACCAGTGTAAAAGACTTGGGCAATTCATATATAGGGAGATTGATGACGTGGGTAGAAGAGATGCTAAATGGAGAACATAATGCTAGCAGGATTGAATGATCCTGATAATGGTCCATGTAGCAACTCCAAACAGTTGGAGTTAAGGCCGAAGTGAGTTCAActaagttttgtgttttttagtTAACATGCAAGGGGGAGAATTGGGAAACATAGTTTTAATATGCCAATGGATAATAGTAACACAAACTTACCCCAAAAGATAACTCAGATGGTAAACTTGATTTCACTTGGAAAGCTTTTGCTTCTAGAAAACCAGACAATAGTAACTTGCGCTCAATAACGGAGGTGGTCTGCAATAAAACCCAAGTCAGATTTCTCATTCATGCCAAAACAAAATCTATAATGTCACCATGTGAACATTAATTACCTTATCTGTTTCCCCTGTAGAAGCATCAGATATCTTGTAAATTAGAACTGTCCCACTAGGCTTCAAGACTCTTGAGATTTCCCCTAGCAACTGCTCATTTGGAAATTCAATCGATCTACAAAGAGTAAACACAATATCGACAGTGGAAGGCCCCACCGGCAGCTCATCTGTCATGTCATATACCAAAACAAAATGAGATGAACACTAAGTTTTTGGCTACTATGTAAACTACGCAGATGACAAACTAGtgagaattaaaaataaatagctAATCCTAGACCGGTAGATCCAACATAAAAACTAAGCAATTGACCATTGGATGCTACACAATACTGCCCAATATGAAATATCAGAATACCGAATACGAATCTGGTTCATAAGTAGCGATTTAATCAAGCAATGGTTTATAAAACAGCTTTGTAATCCACGGAAACATATTGAAAGGCACTGTCGGAGAAAAAGCGTGaggtaaataaaataatacagaCAATACTACATTAAATCACAAAACCGAATAAGAAACTTACTTGAAGAAGACAGAGTGACAATTTGAGGTTCACACTTTTCGGTCCCGAGCTCCCTTAATGCATCAAAAACTAGACCAACCGGTAGAACTCCATCATCCGTAAATGCCAGCACAGATCCCTGCAGAAACCAAGTCAATATATTTCAGTGGGCAAATCAACTGCTAAGATAATACGACGAACAAAATCATCTATGAATCTGAGAAAAAAAGCTTAGTTCTTGAAATTTTGAGgctgaagaactaataacagctgaaacaaacacaaaatcaaatcgataaaatgacaaataatAAAGTCAGGTTCTTCAttcttaaattaaaaaatcaaaataaaaaattgcaataaGAGTCGGAAAGGTCGATTAATATCTAAAGCTTAAAAGTACTcagttcttttgttttttaatttcgCTTTCAGTTTTCTGAGCAGCCAAACGGTCATGAATCGCAGGGAAAAAATTCGCAGTAAATGAAAAATCGAAAACACAAACGCATTGCAATAAGATCTAAGCAAGCAATTGCAGAACAAGGAAGAGAATTGAGATCTGAAAGGGTTTAGACCAGAGAAAACTGACCATGGCGTCGAAGGAGGAACAGATCTTCAAGCCCTAAAAGCAAAAACCGCAGCGTATCGATTCTTCTACAGCCCAGCCAACAATGCCTCGTGCTTGTATTTGTTCGCTGCcgacttcccttttctctcttgcgTTCGGCGATTTGGTAACTTGGTACGCTGCGTGGGAAGTATTTAAAAGGAATACGTGGACGATGGAGTATGGAGTATGACGTGTAAACCAATTCGTGAGCCGGGCATACTTGGCCGCGCGTGGGCCTTCTGGATCCTTGACACGTGTTTGCAATTATATGGAAAATTAcggctttttatttatttattgtctaaggctttttttctgattttatatataattaaagttttctttaatgtaaataatattttttgtttaaataattataaaaaaaaaatatatatatatatatatatataataaaaatgtaTTATTGGTGATGTATTCGTTGCATGAATGTATAAGCATTCAAAGTCAATAATGTGTAggcatttcttttctttttatgcaCAAACGTAGATTTCTGgtctttaaataaaataaaataaaaaagagctaacaacggaaaaaaaaaatatgtgatgaacgaaaaaaaaaagagtgcagAAATGATTTCTCGTGTTTATGGCCAGATTTGTTTATGGTTCGTTCATCCAAGTGCAAAGCCAGGTTTGGGCAAATAAATCTGCAAAACCAGTTGAGTTTCTTTGCGCTTAAAAATTAATTGAGTCAGCACTTCGTACCATAAAActtggaatgaaaagaagaCACAATGTCATAAACTTAACGTGAGTCTCAAGTCATTAAAAACATCCAAAGTCTCGTAATCCATACGACAACACTCGAAGAATATCAGAGCTACAACAGCATCAGATGAAAGAAAACTACTAAAATCAGACTGACCACAAATCAAGGGAGGAAGGAAAGCAAGAAATCCTAGCAGATTCCGCAACTAGAAAATCAAAATCAGTAGTCCACTGGCTCATCAACCTCGGCAATAGGAGTCTCGAGGATGGCTTGCTCCGCTTCCTGCACCTCTTTCTCGGTCTTCCTTCCCTTCTTGGACTTGTAGTACACACTCATGAAAGTTCCCACAGCACCATACTTCCTCCTGCAGTTCTCGTAATGCCCCGCATCAAACATCCTCCAGAAGTTCTTCTCGTTCAGCTCAGACACAGCATACTGAGGCTGGAACCCGTGGTTCTCAATCAGCCAATTCTCCATCCGGCGAACTGCTTCTGAACCATCAAAAACCTCACCCCTCAATACCGGGCCCGGTGCATAGTAGACACCAACATCTGTGTACATCTGAGAGTATTGCGTGTCTCCCTGTCTACGGTGTTGCTCAAAGCCTGGTTCGGTGTATATCATTGTCTTGATGGGATTCTTGTACATTCTGTGAGGGCAGAGCCAGATGGGGTACACCTATAGAATCAACAAAACAGGATTAACAAAATGGATTATGGAACATGATTAAATTCAAAATGGACTTTCGAGTTTAAGTAAAACAAGACATGTTTACCTCCATCTCATGGTGAACCCATTCCAATGCATCCCCGACCTTGAAAAGAGGAACGAGCATGTCTTGAATGACGTGATTGTCGTGGTAATAGTTTCTAATGGCTTCACCTTGAGTAGCCTTGAGCAGGGAAATCTTGGGTGGCATCATCCAGCCCAACAAAAATCTGAACCACCACTGATCAGCAAATGGAAGGATAAGCTTTCCCTCCCAATAAATACTCCGGGTGTGCCTGTGGTAATAGTCCCTTGTCGGGATGTATTCTACAAACTCCCCTTTCTTTAGTGCTTTCTCGGCATGCTGGTAGAACCAGGGTTTAAACCACCACCCAACTTCGTTAATAACATTGCCCTTCTTCTTCGCTTCTTCTTTTGAAGCATATCTTCCCGTCATGCACACAGCTTCTGTTGGAGTATAAATCATGGTTTCAACAAAGTCTGGAACCTTTTCGGGGTTGTCCTGATCTCCATCTCTCGGGGCAAAAGAATCGCTGTATGCCTGAGCAATCTCTTTCAGATTTCCTACCACAGGTTTGTATGTCAGCCTCATGTATTCCTTGATAGGTATGAGCTTGATCTCAGCAGATACAAGAAGCCCCAATGTTCCCTGAGACCATGGAATAGCATAGAAAAGATCAGAGTACTCATTATCCCTGGTGGCTCTGACAACTCGGCCATCTGCAAGAACAATCTCATAGGCCACAACAGTATCAGAGAACAGTCCATAGATGTGAGAGCTTCCTTCAATTCCATAGCCATTAATGAGACCACCAACAGTAAGATCATCAAACTCAGCAACCACGGCAAGGGCAAGATTCAATGGAACCGTTACCCTGGTTATCTGCCCCATGTTGACTAAGGGCTCAACTTTCGCAATCATTCTCTCTCGATCAATTTCAAGGACATTTCTGAATGCAGACAAATCAACCTCAAAGTGACGAGCCCTCTTGTAGTCAACATTCCTCATTCCAACAGCTATCCACGGTTTTCGTGCTGTGCAAACAAGCCCATCCTTTGATGGGTTCCTGTCTTTGAGTCGTTTTACAACCTTCTGAACATTTTCATCATGTTCCTTTTGACGCCTCTTGTAGGATTTCATCTCAGATCTTACATCCCCGAGGTACGTGAGAAAGTACAAAGTGAAGGAGATGGGGAGAACAACAAAGATAACAACAATCCATCGGAATTGAACAAAAAAGTCCACCAAGGCCGTCTTCCTCTTTGGACGCAGTGGGGTTCCAAGATCCGACATCTTGAAAGCAGAACCCTATTCTGTTGTACGAAAAATATAATTGCTAGTTAGCACAATGGGGATAATATGGCATATACTTTTATACCATATTACATGGGATTAGGCATTCTTTATACATTGCACTATCTGTTACATACATTATAAACAGATTACCCTCACGCCGATTGCAGCAAACCCAAAATTCTAGTAACGTGACTTGGTGACGTCAATGAATGCCACAATACCATATAAACCAacaaatgaaggagaaagagaagtatGTCATGAAAAATCAACTACAACCAATACATGGATACAACAAAGATCCTGTCCATCGCCTACCAAAAAGGAATACAATTAAGCTAGGATTAGTACCAAAATTTGATTGTTCCGCAAGTAATATGCGTTACAAATTTATAATTCTCAATTTTTTCAGAATCTTACCAGGCATGCAAACTTTCCTTTGACAGATTACTATAGCTATAGTTGGAAAATCGAGTGTGACAAGTAAACAACTGATAAGGACATACAATTAGAGTTCCAGAATAGATTTTGTTTCCACATAAAAGTTAGCGCAATTTGCATATGATGAGTTGTCAGATTTAGAAGTTACTAGAGTTGGAAAACACGAAAGCATTTTACTTCAACCTCAATGATTACACGCAAACAAGAATTACAGCCCAACAAAGCTgacgaaaaaaaaaagctcttcCTTCATATCATCTGAaggcttttcttttttctaaacGACTGTTACAAATTTACAACCTCAATGATTATTAGTTGCTGTAAACATACatcgaaaaataaaaaacacaactTCAGATACAATGTGCATCAGATCGGACAAACAGCATCGGTGTAACCACGCATTCAAGTGCAGTTTATGTTTATCACATGCTTGACAAG
Proteins encoded in this window:
- the LOC126595767 gene encoding protein S-acyltransferase 11-like gives rise to the protein MAFSISVSSEAAAPTAIPTMADLPKEHFIESIKDDYDVTCWGCGLRLVLPSNAPIFKCGWCGALTNHNAGKRECKYFSLRRLRDRCLVSILFMFMLFVICGGVWALFPVLFDISYFHGIFHSIITLMLSVATVYTFSSASFACAGTPPYRVWGSYPAVGKGDLDNYTFCHQCSKPKSPSTHHCRSCGMCILDMDHHCPFIGNCVGASNHRHFIAFLISVVTSMFYISIIAMYVGYHIWPSITYKSEDHLHAVDSDSATTAIRGIIHGFLRSAVLLSPRGLILIYLFVSSVSLEIGLGILLWQQLSFIYEGKTYLSHLSSQGSDEVGEKDCQNLVRFLAFPYPLSRYLSLCSLSRVLPSFQKKTHKHKNYQ
- the LOC126595773 gene encoding protein COFACTOR ASSEMBLY OF COMPLEX C SUBUNIT B CCB3, chloroplastic-like, whose protein sequence is MATCSYLLNHVQIKGWPSTRRISKLGNLSPIESFKTRSERQPRQGLLIAQCSFCLVQVGAASPTALLSLKPSDDIDAVSNIFRIGPPSTPQNVSNLMHNLVVADLDPATAKLAIGFLGPFFSLFSFLFIIRIVMSWYPKLPVGKFPYVVAYAPTEPILVATRKVIPPLGGVDVTPVVWFGLMSFLNEILVGPQGLLVLLSQQLSS
- the LOC126595772 gene encoding anamorsin homolog — encoded protein: MGSVLAFTDDGVLPVGLVFDALRELGTEKCEPQIVTLSSSNELPVGPSTVDIVFTLCRSIEFPNEQLLGEISRVLKPSGTVLIYKISDASTGETDKTTSVIERKLLLSGFLEAKAFQVKSSLPSELSFGVKAKKPSWKIGSSFALKKTTKILPKIQINDDSDLIDEDSLLTEEDLKKPQLLSSDCEVGSTRKACKNCTCGRAEEEQKVEKLGSTVDLSNFKSQCGSCGLGDAFRCATCPFKGLPPFKPGEKVSLSANFLTADI
- the LOC126595761 gene encoding delta(24)-sterol reductase, with translation MSDLGTPLRPKRKTALVDFFVQFRWIVVIFVVLPISFTLYFLTYLGDVRSEMKSYKRRQKEHDENVQKVVKRLKDRNPSKDGLVCTARKPWIAVGMRNVDYKRARHFEVDLSAFRNVLEIDRERMIAKVEPLVNMGQITRVTVPLNLALAVVAEFDDLTVGGLINGYGIEGSSHIYGLFSDTVVAYEIVLADGRVVRATRDNEYSDLFYAIPWSQGTLGLLVSAEIKLIPIKEYMRLTYKPVVGNLKEIAQAYSDSFAPRDGDQDNPEKVPDFVETMIYTPTEAVCMTGRYASKEEAKKKGNVINEVGWWFKPWFYQHAEKALKKGEFVEYIPTRDYYHRHTRSIYWEGKLILPFADQWWFRFLLGWMMPPKISLLKATQGEAIRNYYHDNHVIQDMLVPLFKVGDALEWVHHEMEVYPIWLCPHRMYKNPIKTMIYTEPGFEQHRRQGDTQYSQMYTDVGVYYAPGPVLRGEVFDGSEAVRRMENWLIENHGFQPQYAVSELNEKNFWRMFDAGHYENCRRKYGAVGTFMSVYYKSKKGRKTEKEVQEAEQAILETPIAEVDEPVDY